The Magnetococcales bacterium DNA segment GGACGCCAATTTTATCGTTTTTCGGTGGGGGGCATGCGCGATGAAGCCGAAATCAAGGGCCATCGTCGCACCTACGTGGGGGCCATGCCCGGCAAGTTCATCCAGGCCATTCGCCATACCAAGGTGGCCAATCCCATCATCATGCTCGACGAAGTGGACAAGATCGGGGCCAGTTACCAGGGCGATCCCGCCTCGGCCCTGCTGGAAGTCCTCGACCCCGAACAAAATACCGAATTTCTGGACCATTATCTCGATGTCCGGTTCGATCTGTCCAAGGTGTTGTTCATCTGCACGGCCAATCAACAGGATACCATTCCCCGTCCCCTTCTGGACCGCATGGAAGTGATCCGTCTCTCCGGCTATATCGCCGAAGAAAAATTGCGCATTGCCCGCAATCATCTGATTCCCAAGCAACTGGTCAAAAATGGCCTGACCCGTGTGGACCTGCGCATTGCCACCGATGCCCTGCGTACCATGATCGACGGGTATGCGCGGGAGGCCGGGGTGCGGCGTCTGGAGCAAAAAATTGGTTCCATTGCCCGCAAAACGGCAGTGCGTATCCTCGATGGTGCCGAAAAACCCATCCGGGTCAACCGGCAGGACGTGGAATCCTTCCTGGGCAAGCCCGATTTTCGGGACGAAAAACCCCTGAGTGGTATCGGCATCGTGACCGGTCTGGCCTGGACTGCCATGGGGGGGGCCACCCTGGATGTGGAAGCGGTCCGGATCAGTTCGGAAAAAGGCGGCAAAAACAGCATTATCTTGACCGGTTCGCTGGGTGATGTCATGAAAGAGTCCGCCCAGATTGCCCACAGCTACCTGCTTTCCCATGCCGACAATCTGGATGGCGAGATCAGCAACATTGAAGGAGTCATCCATTTGCATGTACCCGAAGGGGCGACACCCAAGGATGGTCCATCGGCGGGCATCACCATGACCACCGTGCTGCTGTCGCTCATGCGGCAGGAGGCCGTGCCCCGACGTCTTGCCATGACCGGCGAAATCACCCTGACCGGTCAGGTCCTGGCCGTCGGTGGTATCCGGGAAAAAGTGATCGCTGCCCGTCGGGTCGGAATCCGGGAACTGATTCTCCCCGATGCCTGCCGCAAGGATTACGGCGAAGTCCCAGACCATATTCGCGAAGGGTTTACCGTCCATTTCGTCAAAAAATATCCCGAAGTGGCGCGGATCGTTTTCGGTAAATGATGCTTTTCACGCTGGTCTGGTATACCATGTGCGAATGATCCGGGGCGGGTGCCTGTACCCTGAACAGGGGTCGTTGTGCCGGAAACCGGTACGGGTGGTTTTTCATCATGGAGGAGGGGAACAATGCCCAATACTGTCGAACTCACCAACCCGGACCAGCTTGCCACGCTGACCGGCAAAAGTTTTGCGATTGCCAAACTGGGTGGCGGCAAGGCGTCCTTGACTCCCTTGACCCCTGCTGCCGGCAGCCAGAGCGTGCCAGCCAAGATTCTCCTGCAAGGGGTTGAAATCGAGGGTTTGCAGGCTGCCCAGGCAGCCGTCGGGCAGGGTGGAGCGGCACAGGCCGGTACAACAGGTGGGCAGACATTGCTTGCCGCCAAAATACCGTTGGTCGAAATCGAAGGTGCTGGAAAAACAGTCGGAGCCGGAAAATCGACCACGGTCATTTCCCTGCAAACCCAGGGCATCCTGAAGGCCGGTACGCCAGGGACCATTGAATTGCTGCGTGGTGAGGCCAAAATTGCCCCCGCTGCCCAGACAGCACCTGCCAAGGCACCCCTCCAGGGGAATCCGGTCGGTGCCACCGCCGGCGGGGTCAAGGCCCAGACAGTGGCCATGACCGCCACGCCAGGGGATCATGGCGGGGCCGCTGCCAAAAATCTGGCCATGGGTTCGACCCTTGCCAAAGGAACCGGTCTGGGTGTGGGCCTCACGGTCTGGGGTCCGCTGTTGCTGGCTGGAGTGGCCACGGCGGTTGTTGGCGTCGGGGTTTACAATTATCTCCAACGCAGAAATGGCCAGACAAACTGATCGTAAAAAAACGTTTTCCAAATGGCCGAATCGATGATCAAGGCCAGTTTTTCGAACGTTTACTCATGCAGAGTGCGGATAGTTACCAAAAAAATTGAGAAGGGCATGTGGACGAAAAGTCGTCGCATCCCAACAAAAGATCCTGGCTGGATGCTATGGCTGTGGCGCGTCTTGAAGGTGATTGTTCTGGGTTTTTTCATTGCCCTGTTGGCCGGGCTGCTGACCAGATCCATTCTGGCGCATCTGCTCGGCTGGACGCGCATTCACCATTGACGTTGCGCCATGATTGACGCCCAATGTCGGTCCTGTCGCGACTTTGCCATTGTCCTGGATATCATCGTCAATCTGGTGCAGGCCCTTTTCATGGGACTCATGGGCTTGTTCACCGGCAGCATGGCGTTGCATGCCCTGGCGCTTCACGCCTTGGGTGACTTTCTGGCCAAGGGACTGACCTTCATCAGCCTGAAGATTGCCTCCTGGAGACCCACGCCGGCCTTTCCCTATGGTTTTGGGAAACTCCAGTTTCTGGCATCGGGCATCATCGGTGTCGGTCTTTGTACGGGATCTGTCCTGTTTCTTGCGGAGAATGTCCGCCATATCAACGAACGCCTGGTCGAATCACCTGGACTTCCTGCCATTTTGGCTGCCCTGGCTGGTTTGTCGTCCAGCGAAATCATGCACCGATTCCAAAGCTGTGCCGGCGAGCGCAACAACAGCCCCATACTCAAGGCCTCAGCCGCTGATAATCGCGCTGATGCCCTTTCCTTTGGCGTGGTGGCCATTGGCCTGTTTCTCTCCGCTTTGGGTATTGCGGTTGCGGATCATATTGCGGCCACCCTGGTTTCCATCCTGATCATCAAAATGGGTCTGGAGATTGTCGCCGAAAGCTTCCATGGTCTGATGGATGCCGCCTTGCCCGGCAACGTCATGGAAAAAATCCATCAAATGGTCAAAAACTGGCATGAACAGGTGAGCGTGGAAATGTTGCGGGGTCGCAAACTGGGGGATG contains these protein-coding regions:
- a CDS encoding cation transporter — encoded protein: MIDAQCRSCRDFAIVLDIIVNLVQALFMGLMGLFTGSMALHALALHALGDFLAKGLTFISLKIASWRPTPAFPYGFGKLQFLASGIIGVGLCTGSVLFLAENVRHINERLVESPGLPAILAALAGLSSSEIMHRFQSCAGERNNSPILKASAADNRADALSFGVVAIGLFLSALGIAVADHIAATLVSILIIKMGLEIVAESFHGLMDAALPGNVMEKIHQMVKNWHEQVSVEMLRGRKLGDAWEINLTLRVPAIWTTLVAHQQTQQLRELIHRQIPHTRDVFIAILPSQE